In one Modestobacter sp. L9-4 genomic region, the following are encoded:
- a CDS encoding NAD(P)-dependent oxidoreductase, producing the protein MTGTVLVTGAAGRIGSWLRGGLPELGWSVRGLDVVDVPDPRPGEEHRVADATDPDAVLSAATGATALVHLAGIATESTWAAIEHSQVESTHVALEAARRAGVQRVVLASSNHATGWTPRPAVGLLTEAASPPRPDTYYGVAKVTMEALGSLYADRYGLDVVCLRIGSALPEPLAVRHLATWLSPGDTVRLVQAALTAPSPGYRVVWGVSANTRGWWDLTAARALGYSPADDAERYAAALVAAHGEADLADPVHARVGGEYTLPDMDVDVVAAQAAGGRA; encoded by the coding sequence GTGACCGGCACCGTCCTGGTCACCGGCGCCGCCGGGCGGATCGGCAGCTGGCTGCGCGGCGGGCTCCCGGAGCTGGGCTGGTCGGTCCGTGGCCTGGACGTCGTCGACGTCCCCGACCCCCGGCCGGGCGAGGAGCACCGGGTCGCCGACGCCACCGACCCCGACGCGGTGCTGTCCGCCGCCACCGGCGCCACCGCGCTGGTGCACCTGGCCGGCATCGCGACCGAGTCCACCTGGGCCGCGATCGAGCACAGCCAGGTCGAGAGCACGCACGTCGCGCTCGAGGCCGCCCGCCGGGCCGGGGTGCAGCGGGTCGTGCTGGCCAGCAGCAACCACGCCACCGGCTGGACCCCGCGCCCGGCGGTGGGGCTGCTCACCGAGGCCGCCTCCCCGCCGCGGCCGGACACCTACTACGGCGTGGCGAAGGTGACCATGGAGGCGCTCGGCTCGCTGTACGCCGACCGCTACGGCCTCGACGTCGTCTGCCTGCGGATCGGCAGCGCCCTGCCCGAGCCGCTCGCGGTGCGCCACCTGGCCACCTGGCTCTCCCCCGGGGACACCGTGCGGCTGGTGCAGGCGGCGCTGACCGCACCCTCGCCGGGCTACCGCGTCGTCTGGGGCGTCTCGGCCAACACCCGCGGCTGGTGGGACCTCACCGCGGCCCGCGCGCTCGGGTACTCCCCTGCCGACGACGCCGAGCGCTACGCCGCGGCGCTGGTCGCCGCGCACGGCGAGGCCGACCTCGCCGACCCGGTGCACGCCCGGGTGGGCGGGGAGTACACGCTGCCGGACATGGACGTCGACGTCGTCGCGGCGCAGGCCGCTGGAGGCCGGGCATGA
- the deoC gene encoding deoxyribose-phosphate aldolase — translation MTHVLDPNALAGDEPAVGGPAGTPPDPFADVTRSDAAFRAFLHGLPGVDQVGAQQRTAVLGTRSIKTTAKAWAIDTAISMVDLTTLEGSDTPGKVRSLAAKARRPDPEDPSCPAVAAVCVYGDLAGVAKEALAGTGIKVAAVATAFPSGRASRAVKLADVRDAVANGADEIDMVIDRGAFLAGRYLDVYEEIVAVKEACGPAHLKVILETGELVTLDNARRASWLAMLAGGDFIKTSTGKISPAATLPVCLVMLEAVRDFRAATGRQVGVKPAGGIKTTKDAVKHLVLINETVGEDWLSPDWFRLGASSLLNDLLLQRQKLRTGHYSGPDHVSVD, via the coding sequence ATGACCCACGTGCTGGACCCGAACGCGCTGGCCGGTGACGAGCCCGCGGTCGGCGGCCCGGCCGGCACGCCGCCGGACCCCTTCGCCGACGTGACCCGCTCCGACGCCGCCTTCCGCGCGTTCCTGCACGGGCTGCCCGGCGTCGACCAGGTGGGCGCCCAGCAGCGCACGGCGGTGCTGGGCACCCGGTCGATCAAGACCACCGCCAAGGCGTGGGCGATCGACACCGCCATCTCGATGGTCGACCTGACCACGCTGGAGGGCTCGGACACCCCCGGCAAGGTGCGCAGCCTGGCCGCCAAGGCCCGCCGCCCCGACCCCGAGGACCCCAGCTGCCCGGCGGTCGCCGCGGTCTGCGTCTACGGCGACCTCGCCGGGGTCGCGAAGGAGGCGCTGGCCGGCACCGGCATCAAGGTCGCCGCCGTCGCCACCGCGTTCCCCAGCGGTCGGGCCAGCCGCGCGGTCAAGCTCGCCGACGTCCGGGACGCCGTGGCGAACGGCGCCGACGAGATCGACATGGTCATCGACCGCGGCGCCTTCCTGGCCGGGCGCTACCTCGACGTCTACGAGGAGATCGTGGCGGTGAAGGAGGCCTGCGGACCGGCGCACCTGAAGGTCATCCTGGAGACCGGGGAGCTGGTCACCCTGGACAACGCCCGCCGCGCGTCCTGGCTGGCGATGCTGGCCGGCGGTGACTTCATCAAGACCTCCACCGGCAAGATCTCCCCCGCGGCGACCCTGCCGGTCTGCCTGGTGATGCTGGAGGCCGTGCGCGACTTCCGCGCCGCCACCGGCCGCCAGGTCGGGGTCAAGCCCGCCGGCGGCATCAAGACCACCAAGGACGCCGTCAAGCACCTGGTGCTGATCAACGAGACCGTCGGCGAGGACTGGCTGTCCCCCGACTGGTTCCGCCTCGGTGCCTCCAGCCTGCTCAACGACCTGCTCCTGCAGCGGCAGAAGCTCCGCACCGGCCACTACTCCGGCCCCGACCACGTGAGCGTCGACTGA
- a CDS encoding purine-nucleoside phosphorylase — MSTPKTDPADPAVLAARAAEDLTTALGGQHDVAVVMGSGWAPAADAFGETLASVEIGQLPGFSAPTVSGHGGEVRSVSVAGRRVLLFLGRTHLYEGRGVQPVVHGIRTAAAAGVRTVLLTNAAGGLSPDHRVGQAVLISDHLNLTATSPLVGATFVDLTDLYSARLRALAQEIDPSLVEGVYAALPGPHFETPAEIRMLRTMGADLVGMSTALEAIAARAAGVEVLGLSMVTNAAAGMTGQALDHVEVLDAGRAAAGRLGEFLVQLISRLP, encoded by the coding sequence GTGAGCACGCCGAAGACCGATCCCGCCGATCCCGCCGTCCTGGCCGCCCGCGCCGCCGAGGACCTCACCACCGCCCTCGGTGGCCAGCACGACGTCGCCGTGGTGATGGGCTCGGGCTGGGCGCCCGCCGCCGACGCCTTCGGCGAGACGCTGGCCAGCGTGGAGATCGGGCAGCTGCCCGGCTTCTCGGCCCCCACCGTGAGCGGTCACGGCGGTGAGGTGCGCTCGGTCTCCGTCGCCGGCCGCCGGGTGCTGCTGTTCCTGGGCCGCACCCACCTGTACGAGGGCCGCGGCGTGCAGCCGGTCGTGCACGGCATCCGCACCGCGGCCGCCGCCGGGGTCCGCACCGTCCTGCTGACCAACGCCGCCGGCGGGCTGTCGCCGGACCACCGCGTCGGCCAGGCGGTGCTCATCAGCGACCACCTGAACCTCACCGCGACCTCGCCGCTGGTGGGCGCCACCTTCGTCGACCTCACCGACCTGTACTCGGCGCGACTGCGGGCCCTGGCGCAGGAGATCGACCCGAGCCTGGTCGAGGGCGTCTACGCCGCCCTCCCGGGTCCGCACTTCGAGACCCCGGCCGAGATCCGGATGCTGCGCACCATGGGCGCGGACCTGGTCGGCATGTCCACCGCGCTCGAGGCGATCGCGGCCCGCGCCGCGGGCGTCGAGGTGCTCGGCCTGTCGATGGTCACCAACGCCGCCGCCGGCATGACCGGTCAGGCGCTGGACCACGTCGAGGTGCTCGACGCCGGGCGCGCCGCCGCGGGCCGGCTCGGGGAGTTCCTGGTGCAGCTGATCAGCCGGCTGCCGTGA
- a CDS encoding hemerythrin domain-containing protein, with the protein MTAHPPTTVDTRDMVVVHDSFRREFGQAPALVRAVTSGDTARAAVVADHVDLLGALLHHHHTGEDRLLWPVLGPRLPAADRDTVARMESQHDGIARAQSDVTAAVTAWRATAGAAERDDLATALEALLARTTEHLAAEEEHLLPLAAVHMTPTEWQRLGEEGVDGLPRRQLPLVFGMIMYRADPEVVRGMLAHAPLVPRVVVPRLARRSYARYARRLHGTATP; encoded by the coding sequence ATGACCGCTCACCCGCCCACCACCGTCGACACCCGCGACATGGTGGTCGTGCACGACTCGTTCCGCCGCGAGTTCGGCCAGGCCCCGGCGCTGGTCCGCGCGGTCACGTCCGGGGACACGGCGCGCGCCGCCGTCGTCGCCGACCACGTCGACCTCCTCGGCGCCCTGCTGCACCACCACCACACCGGTGAGGACCGGCTGCTCTGGCCGGTGCTCGGGCCGCGCCTTCCGGCGGCGGACCGCGACACCGTGGCCCGGATGGAGAGCCAGCACGACGGCATCGCCCGGGCGCAGTCCGACGTGACCGCCGCCGTGACCGCCTGGCGGGCGACCGCCGGAGCCGCCGAGCGCGACGACCTGGCGACCGCACTGGAGGCGCTGCTGGCCCGCACCACCGAGCACCTGGCGGCCGAGGAGGAGCACCTCCTGCCGCTGGCCGCCGTGCACATGACCCCCACGGAGTGGCAGCGACTCGGGGAGGAGGGCGTCGACGGGCTGCCGCGCCGGCAGCTGCCGCTGGTCTTCGGCATGATCATGTACCGGGCCGACCCCGAGGTGGTCCGGGGGATGCTGGCGCACGCCCCGCTGGTGCCGCGGGTGGTGGTGCCGCGGCTGGCCCGGCGCAGCTACGCCCGGTACGCCCGGCGGCTGCACGGCACGGCGACGCCGTGA
- the upp gene encoding uracil phosphoribosyltransferase, which produces MQLTVVDHPLARARLSRMRDERSDNATFRAALRDLTTYLVYEATRDLEVAEDRITTPVTATTGYRLASPPLIVPVLRAGLGMAETAHSMLPESQMGFVGLARNEVTFEPEPYMASLPATLVDRHVFVLDPMLATGGSLVNCCTLLTDRGATDITVLCALAAPEGLQRLEESGLPLRVFTASVDERLNEHAYIVPGLGDAGDRQFGAV; this is translated from the coding sequence GTGCAGCTGACCGTCGTCGACCACCCGCTCGCCCGTGCCCGTCTGTCGAGGATGCGCGACGAGCGCAGCGACAACGCCACCTTCCGCGCCGCGCTGCGGGACCTGACGACGTACCTCGTCTACGAGGCCACCCGCGACCTGGAGGTGGCCGAGGACCGGATCACCACCCCGGTCACCGCGACCACCGGCTACCGGCTGGCCAGCCCGCCGCTGATCGTCCCGGTGCTGCGCGCGGGCCTGGGCATGGCCGAGACCGCCCACAGCATGCTGCCGGAGTCGCAGATGGGCTTCGTCGGCCTGGCCCGCAACGAGGTCACCTTCGAGCCCGAGCCCTACATGGCCTCGCTGCCGGCGACGCTGGTCGACCGGCACGTCTTCGTCCTGGACCCGATGCTGGCCACCGGCGGCTCGCTGGTGAACTGCTGCACCCTGCTCACCGACCGCGGCGCCACCGACATCACCGTGCTGTGCGCCCTCGCCGCCCCCGAGGGCCTGCAGCGGCTGGAGGAGTCCGGCCTGCCGCTGCGCGTCTTCACCGCCAGCGTCGACGAGCGGCTCAACGAGCACGCCTACATCGTCCCGGGCCTCGGCGACGCCGGTGACCGCCAGTTCGGCGCGGTCTGA
- a CDS encoding aldehyde dehydrogenase family protein, whose product MSDRLTVRKTYKLYVNGAFPRSESGRTYEVTDARGHFLANAAWASRKDARDAVVAARSAFAKWSAATAYNRGQVLYRVAEVLEGRAAQFAEEVAAGEGLSGSKARAEVDAAIDRWVWYAGWTDKLAAVLGSSNPVAGPYFGFSMPEPTGVVAVLAPQRSSLLGLVSVLAPVLAGGNTAVVVSSKGRPLPAITLGEVLATSDVPGGVVNLLTGDAAEIGPWLAEHADVDAIDLAGTAGPLAMELERSAAGTVKRVLRAPAEEPDWSSDPGLSRLRPFLETKSVWHPMGV is encoded by the coding sequence ATGTCCGACCGGCTCACCGTGCGCAAGACCTACAAGCTGTACGTGAACGGGGCGTTCCCCCGCTCGGAGTCCGGCCGCACCTACGAGGTGACCGACGCCCGCGGCCACTTCCTGGCCAACGCCGCCTGGGCCTCCCGCAAGGACGCCCGGGACGCCGTCGTCGCCGCCCGTAGTGCGTTCGCCAAGTGGTCGGCGGCCACCGCCTACAACCGCGGTCAGGTGCTCTACCGGGTCGCCGAGGTGCTGGAGGGCCGCGCAGCCCAGTTCGCCGAGGAGGTCGCCGCCGGCGAGGGGCTGTCGGGCTCGAAGGCCCGGGCCGAGGTGGACGCCGCCATCGACCGCTGGGTCTGGTACGCCGGCTGGACCGACAAGCTGGCCGCCGTGCTGGGCAGCAGCAACCCGGTCGCCGGCCCCTACTTCGGCTTCTCGATGCCCGAGCCCACCGGGGTCGTCGCCGTCCTGGCGCCCCAGCGGTCGAGCCTGCTCGGCCTGGTCAGCGTGCTCGCCCCGGTGCTGGCCGGCGGCAACACCGCCGTCGTCGTGAGCTCGAAGGGCCGCCCGCTGCCGGCGATCACCCTCGGCGAGGTGCTGGCCACCTCCGACGTCCCGGGCGGGGTGGTCAACCTGCTCACCGGCGACGCCGCGGAGATCGGCCCGTGGCTGGCCGAGCACGCCGACGTCGACGCGATCGACCTGGCCGGCACCGCCGGGCCGCTGGCCATGGAGCTGGAGCGCTCGGCCGCCGGCACGGTCAAGCGGGTGCTGCGCGCCCCGGCCGAGGAGCCGGACTGGAGCAGCGACCCCGGGCTGTCGCGGCTGCGCCCCTTCCTGGAGACGAAGTCGGTCTGGCATCCCATGGGCGTGTGA
- a CDS encoding Gfo/Idh/MocA family protein, with protein sequence MTASSARSEVRFAVLGTGFWARTVHAASLAGHPGAELVGIWGRDPAKAQEAGAEFDVPGTDDLDALLADVDAVSISLPPDVQAPLAERAAAAGKHLLLEKPVALSVAAADRVVDAVEAAGVASVVFFTNRFRTATSTWLEQAGRTTLTGGSVTWLGSLAGTPFDASPWRHEHGALWDVGPHALSLLVPTLGPVTAVQAGAGLGDLVHLVLTHAEGRTSTVSVSSTAAPLSAGIESWVHGDAGRLVLLPESDTATEAHRVAVDELQAAALTGGAHPCDAAFGRDVVRVLEAAQRSLASGCRETVTA encoded by the coding sequence GTGACCGCCAGTTCGGCGCGGTCTGAGGTGCGCTTCGCCGTCCTGGGCACCGGGTTCTGGGCCCGCACCGTGCACGCCGCCTCGCTGGCCGGGCACCCGGGCGCGGAGCTCGTGGGCATCTGGGGCCGGGACCCGGCCAAGGCGCAGGAGGCCGGCGCGGAGTTCGACGTCCCCGGCACCGACGACCTGGACGCGCTGCTGGCCGACGTCGACGCGGTGAGCATCTCGCTGCCCCCGGACGTGCAGGCCCCGCTCGCCGAGCGCGCCGCCGCGGCCGGCAAGCACCTGCTGCTGGAGAAGCCGGTCGCACTGTCGGTCGCCGCCGCCGACCGGGTCGTCGACGCCGTCGAGGCGGCCGGGGTCGCCTCGGTCGTGTTCTTCACCAACCGCTTCCGGACAGCGACCTCCACCTGGCTGGAGCAGGCCGGCCGGACCACGCTGACCGGCGGCTCGGTCACCTGGCTGGGCTCGCTGGCCGGCACCCCCTTCGACGCGTCACCGTGGCGGCACGAGCACGGCGCCCTCTGGGACGTCGGCCCGCACGCGCTGTCGCTGCTGGTGCCCACCCTCGGCCCGGTCACCGCGGTGCAGGCCGGTGCCGGGCTGGGCGACCTGGTGCACCTGGTGCTCACCCACGCCGAGGGCCGCACGAGCACCGTCAGCGTGAGCTCCACCGCCGCCCCGCTCTCGGCCGGCATCGAGTCCTGGGTGCACGGCGACGCCGGCCGGCTGGTGCTGCTGCCGGAGTCCGACACCGCCACCGAGGCCCACCGGGTCGCCGTCGACGAGCTGCAGGCTGCGGCCCTGACCGGGGGAGCGCACCCCTGCGACGCGGCCTTCGGCCGGGACGTCGTCCGGGTGCTCGAGGCCGCCCAGCGCTCGCTGGCCAGCGGCTGCCGGGAGACCGTGACGGCGTGA
- a CDS encoding DUF805 domain-containing protein: MTVWEWYVRRGRIDRRTWWLQYAVPLAVLSVLALFADLALGNSDLQELAAGRSDYGAIVVTVGLLTLPASISGSATRLHDRGLPAWLLLIALVPLFGQVALLVLTGFVRGDAKPNRYGPPPGPPPGAPPAPLPDGPLYVPPTWK; the protein is encoded by the coding sequence GTGACCGTCTGGGAGTGGTACGTCCGCCGCGGCCGGATCGACCGGCGCACCTGGTGGCTGCAGTACGCCGTGCCGCTGGCCGTGCTGAGCGTGCTGGCCCTCTTCGCCGACCTGGCGCTGGGCAACAGCGACCTGCAGGAGCTGGCGGCCGGCCGGTCGGACTACGGCGCGATCGTGGTCACCGTGGGGCTGCTGACGCTGCCGGCGTCCATCTCCGGCAGCGCCACCCGGCTGCACGACCGCGGGCTCCCGGCCTGGCTGCTGCTCATCGCCCTGGTGCCGCTCTTCGGGCAGGTCGCGCTGCTCGTGCTCACCGGCTTCGTGCGCGGGGACGCGAAGCCCAACCGGTACGGCCCGCCGCCGGGCCCGCCGCCCGGCGCCCCACCGGCGCCGCTGCCGGACGGGCCGCTGTACGTGCCGCCGACCTGGAAGTGA
- a CDS encoding calcium:proton antiporter, with translation MTPQVRRRPLSAALTWTTAVPVLALVVLALTWGRYLPAVLSVLVAVVLIGAVLAAVHHAEVVAHRVGEPFGSLVLAVAVTIIEVALIVTLMISGGDDTATLARDTVFAAVMITCNGILGLSILLGALRHGTVSFNAEGTGAALATVTTLAVLSLVLPTFTTAASGPQFSPGQLAFAAVASLALYGAFVLTQTVRHRDFFLPVAEDGRVLTDDDHADPPSARATLTSLGLLLVALVAVVGLAKVESPAIEDAVAAAGFPQSFVGVVIALLVLLPESIAAAKSARRNRLQTSLNLAFGSAMASIGLTIPAIALATIWLDGPLLLGLGSTQVVLLGVTVVAAVLTVVPGRATRLQGVVHLALLASFVFLAVNP, from the coding sequence ATGACGCCTCAGGTCCGACGTCGTCCGCTGTCCGCCGCCCTGACCTGGACCACCGCCGTCCCGGTGCTCGCGCTCGTCGTGCTGGCGCTCACCTGGGGGCGGTACCTGCCCGCGGTGCTGTCGGTGCTCGTCGCCGTCGTCCTCATCGGCGCGGTGCTCGCTGCCGTCCACCACGCCGAGGTGGTCGCCCACCGGGTGGGGGAGCCCTTCGGGTCGCTGGTGCTGGCCGTCGCGGTGACGATCATCGAGGTCGCGCTCATCGTCACGCTGATGATCTCCGGCGGGGACGACACGGCCACGCTCGCCCGCGACACCGTCTTCGCGGCCGTGATGATCACCTGCAACGGCATCCTCGGCCTGTCCATCCTGCTCGGGGCACTGCGCCACGGCACCGTGTCGTTCAACGCCGAGGGCACCGGCGCCGCGCTGGCCACGGTCACCACCCTCGCCGTGCTCAGCCTCGTGCTGCCGACCTTCACCACGGCCGCCTCCGGGCCGCAGTTCTCCCCGGGCCAGCTGGCCTTCGCCGCCGTCGCCTCGCTGGCCCTCTACGGCGCGTTCGTGCTCACCCAGACCGTCCGGCACCGCGACTTCTTCCTGCCCGTCGCCGAGGACGGCCGCGTGCTCACCGACGACGACCACGCCGACCCGCCGTCCGCCCGGGCGACGCTCACCTCCCTCGGTCTGCTGCTGGTCGCCCTCGTGGCCGTGGTCGGGCTGGCGAAGGTCGAGTCGCCGGCCATCGAGGACGCCGTCGCCGCCGCCGGGTTCCCGCAGTCGTTCGTCGGGGTGGTCATCGCACTGCTCGTGCTGCTGCCGGAGAGCATCGCCGCGGCCAAGTCCGCCCGCCGCAACCGGCTGCAGACCAGCCTCAACCTCGCCTTCGGCTCGGCGATGGCCAGCATCGGCCTGACCATCCCGGCGATCGCGCTGGCCACCATCTGGCTCGACGGCCCGCTGCTCCTGGGGCTGGGCTCCACGCAGGTGGTGCTGCTGGGCGTGACCGTGGTGGCCGCCGTCCTCACCGTGGTGCCCGGCCGGGCGACCCGGCTGCAGGGCGTGGTGCACCTGGCGCTGCTGGCCAGCTTCGTGTTCCTCGCCGTCAACCCCTGA
- a CDS encoding aldehyde dehydrogenase family protein translates to MSIFEYAPALESRSLVDLRPSYGLFVDGEFTEGTGTPLKTVNPATEEVLSEVATGSDADVDRAVRAARRAFVKTWGPMRPADRGKYLFRIARLLQERAREFAVLETLDNGKPIRESRDVDVPLAAAHFFYHAGWADKLEHAGLGAAPRPLGVAGQVIPWNFPLMMLAWKVAPALATGNTVVLKPAETTPLTALLFAEICQQADLPPGVVNIVTGAGETGRAVVSHPDVDKVAFTGSTEVGRSIARTVAGTHKRLTLELGGKAANIVFDDAPVDQAVEGIVRGIFFNQGHVCCAGSRLLVQESVHDEVVAALQRRIGTLRVGDPLDKNTDLGAINSAPQLERIRELVAAGDAEGAQRWQPEGDLPARGYWFKPTVFTGVSSAHRIARDEVFGPVLSVLTFRTPDEAVAKANNSTYGLSAGVWSEKGSRILSITSKLRAGVVWANTFNEFDPTSPFGGYKQSGYGREGGRQGLAAYLKGDA, encoded by the coding sequence ATGAGCATCTTCGAGTACGCCCCGGCCCTGGAGTCCCGCTCCCTCGTCGACCTGCGGCCCAGCTACGGGCTGTTCGTCGACGGCGAGTTCACCGAGGGCACCGGCACGCCGCTGAAGACGGTCAACCCGGCCACCGAGGAGGTGCTCAGCGAGGTCGCGACCGGCTCCGACGCCGACGTCGACCGCGCGGTGCGCGCCGCCCGCCGGGCGTTCGTGAAGACCTGGGGCCCGATGCGCCCGGCCGACCGCGGCAAGTACCTGTTCCGCATCGCCCGGCTGCTGCAGGAGCGGGCGCGGGAGTTCGCCGTCCTGGAGACCCTGGACAACGGCAAGCCGATCCGGGAGAGCCGGGACGTCGACGTCCCGCTGGCCGCGGCGCACTTCTTCTACCACGCAGGCTGGGCCGACAAGCTCGAGCACGCGGGCCTGGGTGCGGCCCCGCGCCCGCTCGGCGTGGCCGGTCAGGTCATCCCGTGGAACTTCCCGCTGATGATGCTGGCCTGGAAGGTGGCCCCGGCGCTGGCCACCGGCAACACCGTCGTCCTCAAGCCCGCGGAGACCACGCCGCTGACCGCGCTGCTGTTCGCCGAGATCTGCCAGCAGGCCGACCTGCCCCCGGGCGTCGTCAACATCGTCACCGGCGCCGGGGAGACCGGCCGCGCGGTGGTCAGCCACCCCGACGTGGACAAGGTCGCCTTCACCGGCTCGACCGAGGTGGGCCGCTCGATCGCCCGCACGGTGGCCGGCACGCACAAGCGGCTCACCCTGGAGCTGGGCGGCAAGGCGGCCAACATCGTCTTCGACGACGCCCCGGTCGACCAGGCCGTCGAGGGCATCGTCCGCGGCATCTTCTTCAACCAGGGCCACGTCTGCTGCGCGGGCTCCCGGCTGCTGGTGCAGGAGTCGGTGCACGACGAGGTCGTGGCCGCGCTCCAGCGGCGGATCGGCACGCTGCGGGTGGGCGATCCGCTGGACAAGAACACCGACCTCGGCGCGATCAACTCCGCGCCGCAGCTGGAGCGGATCCGCGAGCTGGTGGCCGCCGGGGACGCCGAGGGCGCGCAGCGCTGGCAGCCCGAGGGCGACCTGCCGGCCCGCGGGTACTGGTTCAAGCCGACCGTCTTCACCGGCGTCTCCTCGGCCCACCGGATCGCCCGGGACGAGGTGTTCGGCCCGGTGCTGAGCGTGCTCACCTTCCGCACCCCGGACGAGGCGGTGGCCAAGGCGAACAACTCCACCTACGGGCTGTCGGCCGGCGTCTGGTCGGAGAAGGGCTCCCGGATCCTGTCCATCACCTCGAAGCTGCGGGCCGGCGTGGTGTGGGCCAACACCTTCAACGAGTTCGACCCGACCTCGCCGTTCGGCGGCTACAAGCAGTCCGGCTACGGCCGCGAGGGCGGCCGGCAGGGCCTGGCCGCGTACCTGAAGGGCGACGCCTGA
- a CDS encoding phospho-sugar mutase translates to MTLLDTARAWAADDPHAGDRAEVEALVAAADLDPGAAAELARRFTGPLTFGTAGLRGPLRAGPAGMNAAVVTRAASGLGSWLAAAGHTGAGVVIGYDARHRSAEFAHTSAAVLSAAGFAVQVLPRPLPTPVLSFAVRHLGAVAGVMVTASHNPPQDNGYKVYLGDGAQLVPPADRQVEAAIAAVGPAREVPLSDDWRTLGDDVETDYVAGVVDALQPGRVPLAARQGLRVAYTAMHGVGSATTRRVFEAAGFAPLHAVAQQDRPDPDFPTVAFPNPEEPGAVDLLVDLAVQAGAHVAIAEDPDADRCSVVCDGRQLTGDEVGVLLADWLLRRGVQGTYARSLVSGSLLGALARAHGVPAAETPTGFKWIIRAGSAQAPLVFGYEEALGYAVTPSVAHDKDGVSAALAVALLAAELAADGRTLTGRLDELALEHGLHATGQLSVRVEDLTLISGAMARLRATPPAQLLGRDVEVTDLAEADPPVDAVRLRGEGVRVIVRPSGTEPKLKAYLETVVPVPDAAGVPAAREQGADQLDRLRTEMSAALGL, encoded by the coding sequence ATGACCCTGCTGGACACCGCACGCGCCTGGGCCGCCGACGACCCGCACGCCGGCGACCGGGCCGAGGTCGAGGCGCTGGTCGCTGCCGCTGACCTGGACCCCGGCGCCGCGGCCGAGCTCGCCCGCCGCTTCACCGGCCCGCTGACCTTCGGCACCGCCGGGCTGCGCGGCCCGCTGCGCGCCGGACCCGCGGGGATGAACGCCGCCGTGGTCACCCGCGCCGCATCCGGGCTGGGCTCCTGGCTGGCCGCGGCGGGCCACACCGGCGCCGGGGTGGTCATCGGGTACGACGCCCGGCACCGCTCCGCCGAGTTCGCGCACACGTCCGCCGCGGTGCTCAGCGCCGCCGGGTTCGCCGTGCAGGTGCTGCCCCGCCCGCTGCCCACGCCGGTGCTCTCCTTCGCCGTCCGGCACCTGGGCGCGGTGGCCGGGGTGATGGTGACCGCCAGCCACAACCCGCCGCAGGACAACGGTTACAAGGTCTACCTCGGCGACGGCGCGCAGCTCGTGCCGCCGGCCGACCGGCAGGTCGAGGCGGCCATCGCCGCGGTCGGCCCGGCCCGCGAGGTGCCGCTGTCCGACGACTGGCGCACCCTCGGCGACGACGTCGAGACCGACTACGTGGCCGGGGTCGTCGACGCGCTGCAGCCGGGCCGCGTGCCGCTGGCCGCCCGGCAGGGGCTGCGGGTGGCCTACACCGCGATGCACGGAGTCGGCTCGGCGACCACCCGCCGGGTGTTCGAGGCCGCCGGCTTCGCCCCGCTGCACGCCGTCGCCCAGCAGGACCGGCCGGACCCGGACTTCCCGACCGTCGCCTTCCCCAACCCGGAGGAGCCCGGCGCGGTCGACCTGCTGGTCGACCTGGCGGTGCAGGCCGGGGCGCACGTGGCCATCGCCGAGGACCCCGACGCCGACCGCTGCTCGGTGGTCTGCGACGGCCGGCAGCTCACCGGTGACGAGGTGGGCGTCCTGCTGGCCGACTGGCTGCTGCGCCGCGGCGTGCAGGGCACCTACGCCCGGTCGCTGGTCAGCGGCTCGCTGCTGGGTGCGCTGGCCCGCGCGCACGGCGTGCCCGCCGCGGAGACCCCGACCGGCTTCAAGTGGATCATCCGCGCCGGCTCGGCGCAGGCGCCGCTGGTCTTCGGCTACGAGGAGGCGCTGGGCTACGCGGTGACCCCGTCGGTGGCCCACGACAAGGACGGCGTCTCCGCCGCCCTGGCCGTCGCGCTGCTCGCCGCCGAGCTCGCCGCCGACGGCCGCACGCTCACCGGCCGGCTCGACGAACTGGCACTGGAGCACGGGCTGCACGCCACCGGCCAGCTGTCGGTGCGGGTCGAGGACCTCACGCTCATCTCCGGCGCGATGGCCCGGCTGCGGGCCACCCCGCCGGCGCAGCTGCTCGGCCGGGACGTCGAGGTCACCGACCTGGCCGAGGCCGACCCGCCGGTGGACGCCGTCCGGCTGCGCGGCGAGGGCGTGCGGGTGATCGTGCGCCCCAGCGGCACCGAGCCCAAGCTCAAGGCCTACCTGGAGACCGTCGTCCCGGTGCCGGACGCCGCCGGGGTGCCGGCCGCGCGCGAGCAGGGTGCGGACCAGCTGGACCGGCTCCGCACCGAGATGTCGGCGGCACTGGGGCTCTAG